Proteins found in one Hemitrygon akajei chromosome 32, sHemAka1.3, whole genome shotgun sequence genomic segment:
- the LOC140719755 gene encoding zona pellucida-binding protein 1-like, which translates to MTPTLKYLFAYGVILGVLLRMTVHTSEVRQRANHFTRSPLLDDHSLEQEVIGSEDSPVKVYIKVHNSSPPILCATPQLRSMELMDPNFSWQGPRGMRLSNRADVKISLTGTLIIENFHKELSGVYECTIYFYSTGTKSLQSLDLKYVLYAYVDPDYTYEFQAQYHAADCHNTYNSLFLKRLITALNQLTTDLAYTISIHKSRCHTLKVPLAGIQYELFLTLKLHLDMGKLASICEKSLRECDHNFRLEKARHRVETFFTKQAETYREIFGLLPFVYYIDGTLQVIRVDRCKPGFGKDHKKHPMCPECCVVCSPGTYGTGYHVSCLPCSEAIHYGESDCDMD; encoded by the coding sequence ATGACTCCCACCCTCAAATACCTCTTTGCGTATGGGGTAATTTTAGGAGTCTTGCTGAGAATGACTGTCCACACCAGTGAAGTACGGCAGCGAGCAAATCACTTCACAAGAAGCCCACTGCTGGATGACCACTCCTTGGAACAAGAAGTGATTGGCTCTGAGGACAGTCCCGTGAAAGTCTACATCAAGGTACACAACAGTAGCCCACCAATTCTTTGCGCAACACCACAGCTCCGGAGCATGGAACTGATGGACCCCAACTTCAGCTGGCAAGGACCAAGGGGGATGCGACTTTCCAACAGAGCAGATGTGAAAATATCACTCACAGGGACACTGATCATTGAAAACTTCCATAAGGAATTATCAGGAGTATATGAATGCACTATATATTTCTACAGTACCGGTACTAAGTCATTGCAGTCCTTGGATCTTAAATATGTCTTGTACGCTTACGTGGACCCTGACTATACCTATGAATTTCAGGCTCAGTATCACGCAGCAGACTGTCACAATACATACAATAGCCTTTTCTTAAAGAGGTTGATTACCGCTCTGAACCAGCTGACCACAGACTTGGCCTATACAATTAGCATTCATAAGTCAAGGTGCCACACACTCAAAGTGCCTTTGGCTGGCATACAATACGAGCTGTTTCTCACCCTCAAGCTGCATCTTGACATGGGGAAGTTAGCCAGCATCTGCGAAAAGAGCTTGAGGGAGTGTGATCACAACTTCCGGCTGGAGAAAGCGCGGCACAGGGTGGAGACCTTCTTCACCAAGCAAGCAGAAACGTACCGCGAGATCTTCGGCCTGCTGCCTTTCGTCTACTACATTGACGGGACACTGCAGGTGATCCGTGTCGACCGCTGCAAGCCTGGCTTTGGCAAGGACCACAAGAAGCACCCAATGTGCCCAGAGTGCTGCGTGGTCTGCAGCCCGGGCACCTATGGTACTGGCTATCACGTGAGCTGCCTGCCATGCAGTGAAGCCATTCATTACGGAGAGTCTGACTGTGACATGGATTGA